The following proteins are encoded in a genomic region of Bernardetia sp. MNP-M8:
- a CDS encoding class I SAM-dependent methyltransferase, with amino-acid sequence MFKTTEITAYTIPSDNVIHQRLLFAYHQTVKHVSGSILETGCGVGKGAELFKPHCTHYTALDKNQELINHLQKQHPEFTFLNQNIPPFANQADESFDTVVTQQVIEHIEDDNFYLKEIQRVLKKGGKMILTTPNIKLSLTRNPWHTREYTAQELETLLKKYFSKVDLKGITGNEKVWEYYNQNKASVAKYKKLDIFNLEQNLPRQILQIPYDILNRMNRKKLQEQDNSLVGSVTMDDYFISEDADKCFDFFAVVEK; translated from the coding sequence ATGTTCAAAACAACAGAAATAACAGCTTATACCATTCCTAGCGATAACGTAATTCATCAGCGTTTGCTTTTTGCTTATCACCAAACTGTCAAACATGTAAGTGGAAGCATTTTGGAAACGGGTTGTGGTGTAGGGAAAGGTGCAGAGCTTTTCAAACCTCATTGTACGCATTATACAGCTCTTGACAAAAACCAAGAACTCATCAATCACTTACAAAAACAGCATCCAGAATTTACTTTTCTGAATCAAAATATTCCTCCGTTTGCCAATCAAGCAGATGAAAGTTTTGATACTGTTGTTACACAACAAGTCATTGAGCATATCGAAGATGATAATTTTTACCTAAAAGAAATTCAACGAGTTTTGAAAAAAGGGGGCAAAATGATTCTGACAACGCCAAATATCAAACTTTCGCTTACTCGCAATCCGTGGCACACAAGAGAATATACAGCGCAGGAATTAGAAACACTTTTAAAGAAATATTTTTCTAAAGTAGATTTGAAAGGAATTACAGGAAATGAAAAAGTTTGGGAATATTACAATCAAAACAAGGCATCAGTTGCTAAATACAAAAAGCTAGATATTTTTAATTTAGAACAAAACTTGCCTAGACAAATTCTTCAAATTCCGTATGATATTTTGAATAGAATGAACCGTAAAAAATTACAAGAACAAGATAATTCTTTAGTGGGCTCGGTTACAATGGATGATTATTTTATCTCTGAGGATGCTGATAAATGTTTTGATTTCTTTGCTGTGGTGGAGAAGTAG
- a CDS encoding DUF4349 domain-containing protein has translation MKTTLKFSLYVWILFIPFLSACGQSGSSYKTESTADYAATEEATMATFVNQQDGTEGGTSNEPIVQGLHVIKTGNMQIQVQDLDKAKEIVLQKVKANKGFTSAANYNDYSYQKTQNITIRVASSNFENLMKELANIGFVENQSQNSQDVSEEFVDIEARLKTKKEVENRYTQLLKDAKTISEILEIEDKLRVIREEIEAKEGRLRYLKDQVSLSTINLTLTQKLENYSKPPERSFFSRLFENMGEGWDDFLMFVVGVMRLWVFWIVLAGIIFIIAKWRKARKK, from the coding sequence ATGAAAACTACTTTGAAATTTTCGCTTTATGTTTGGATACTTTTTATTCCATTTTTGAGTGCTTGTGGTCAGTCAGGTTCTTCTTATAAAACAGAATCTACTGCTGATTATGCTGCCACAGAAGAAGCCACAATGGCTACATTTGTAAATCAACAAGACGGAACAGAAGGAGGTACTTCTAATGAACCTATTGTACAAGGTTTACATGTCATCAAGACTGGCAATATGCAGATTCAAGTACAGGATTTGGATAAAGCAAAAGAAATAGTCTTGCAGAAAGTAAAAGCAAATAAAGGATTTACATCAGCAGCTAATTATAATGATTATAGCTATCAAAAAACACAAAATATAACAATTCGTGTCGCTTCAAGTAACTTTGAAAACTTAATGAAAGAGCTTGCTAATATTGGTTTTGTAGAAAACCAGTCACAGAATTCACAAGATGTAAGTGAAGAATTTGTAGATATTGAAGCTCGTTTAAAAACAAAAAAAGAAGTAGAAAATCGTTATACTCAGCTTTTAAAAGATGCCAAAACTATTTCTGAAATTTTGGAAATTGAAGACAAACTACGTGTCATTCGTGAAGAAATAGAAGCAAAAGAAGGGCGTCTGCGTTATCTGAAAGACCAAGTTTCATTAAGTACAATTAATCTAACACTTACTCAAAAATTAGAGAATTATTCAAAACCACCAGAACGTTCATTTTTTAGTCGTCTCTTCGAAAACATGGGTGAAGGTTGGGATGATTTCTTGATGTTTGTAGTTGGAGTAATGCGTCTGTGGGTATTTTGGATTGTCTTGGCAGGAATTATTTTTATTATTGCAAAATGGAGAAAGGCTAGGAAGAAATAA
- a CDS encoding DUF6268 family outer membrane beta-barrel protein, with protein MKKLSYSLLITFLFLISFKSHSQNIGLGFLFRPNITLGTAIVPTQNVEDSLKFGINRFYANLVVPLSGKLKLDLKNINASFTQHFLTVNTGLRLPQGNLVEDNTKIYNFSAGITGVHANIRSGVWFYTVNGGIVQDIQKLNESSPFFTAAGAYIRVKGIYKHNIYGVALLYQYERFLPVPILGINRRYNKKWFLELLLPAQGAMRYQFSKKFKAGVLVGLGSFRAGVNSSTSITLPSLTSGGKGNLNLNYTELKITSVSELKIKNGIFLSSEIGVSTARSLSFLRTAENQISFGASTVPYGAINLHIDLQKAKTSPISSRLFGNDF; from the coding sequence ATGAAAAAATTATCTTATTCTCTACTTATAACTTTCTTATTTCTAATTTCCTTCAAAAGTCATTCTCAAAATATTGGTCTTGGTTTTTTGTTTCGTCCTAATATTACGCTCGGAACGGCTATTGTTCCTACTCAAAACGTAGAAGATAGTTTGAAATTTGGAATCAATCGTTTTTATGCAAATTTAGTTGTTCCGTTGAGTGGAAAATTGAAGTTAGATTTAAAGAATATCAATGCTTCTTTTACGCAGCATTTTCTGACAGTCAATACAGGTTTGAGATTACCACAAGGAAATTTAGTAGAGGATAATACTAAAATTTATAATTTCTCGGCAGGAATTACAGGCGTTCATGCAAATATTCGTAGTGGTGTTTGGTTTTATACAGTCAATGGTGGAATTGTACAAGATATTCAGAAACTAAATGAGTCTAGTCCATTTTTTACGGCTGCTGGTGCGTATATTCGTGTAAAAGGAATTTATAAGCACAATATTTATGGAGTAGCTTTGCTCTATCAATACGAACGTTTTTTGCCTGTTCCTATTTTGGGAATCAATCGTAGATACAATAAAAAATGGTTTTTGGAGCTGCTTTTACCTGCACAAGGTGCAATGCGTTATCAATTTAGCAAAAAGTTTAAAGCTGGTGTTTTGGTCGGTTTGGGGAGTTTTCGTGCTGGTGTAAATAGTTCTACAAGTATTACTTTACCAAGTTTAACTTCAGGAGGAAAAGGAAATTTGAATCTTAATTATACTGAACTTAAAATTACTTCAGTATCTGAATTGAAAATCAAAAATGGAATCTTTTTAAGTAGTGAAATAGGCGTTTCGACAGCTCGTTCTCTTTCTTTTTTGCGTACTGCTGAAAATCAAATTAGTTTTGGAGCTTCTACTGTTCCTTATGGGGCAATAAATCTGCATATTGATTTACAAAAAGCTAAAACCAGTCCGATTAGTTCTCGTCTTTTTGGGAATGATTTTTAA